From a single Rhodopirellula halodulae genomic region:
- a CDS encoding ATP-binding protein, whose amino-acid sequence MSNDSSIHGTHGAGSNSSPPSANGLTSAATAVVSASSESTKPLIDTGYIRRLMHDLSAPTRHVTFFSGFIGEALTEPLDLDDARRSLATVQSAAERMQRLTQMVSLHMRTMELLHTGFADPSSRIAPDAYYLAEVVSETWGSIGGDASELTIKGDTKCCIDRKLMNIPIEQLLRNAKCFADESRKLELVVSIARECDFTSIRFQDNGMGLDTAYADRICEPFECLVTGKDRREGAGLGLTVTKLVLDAIGGSLKFESDGESGTTVLMSWPHHCNSDGSRVE is encoded by the coding sequence ATGTCGAATGACTCATCGATTCACGGAACCCACGGGGCTGGTTCCAACTCGTCGCCTCCTTCGGCCAACGGATTGACATCCGCCGCGACAGCCGTGGTGAGTGCGTCCAGCGAGTCAACCAAACCATTGATCGACACGGGGTACATCCGTCGATTAATGCATGACTTGAGCGCTCCCACCCGCCATGTCACATTTTTCTCCGGATTCATCGGCGAAGCTCTGACTGAGCCGTTGGATCTGGACGACGCACGGCGATCGCTGGCAACGGTTCAATCCGCCGCGGAACGGATGCAGCGATTGACTCAAATGGTGTCGCTGCACATGCGAACGATGGAGCTACTGCACACCGGATTCGCGGATCCCAGCTCTAGGATTGCACCGGACGCTTACTACTTGGCCGAAGTGGTTTCGGAAACGTGGGGAAGCATCGGCGGTGATGCGTCAGAGTTGACGATCAAAGGTGACACCAAGTGTTGCATTGATCGAAAGTTAATGAACATTCCGATCGAACAATTGCTCCGCAACGCCAAGTGTTTCGCGGATGAATCGCGAAAATTGGAGTTGGTGGTGTCGATCGCTCGCGAATGTGACTTCACGTCCATTCGGTTTCAGGACAACGGCATGGGATTGGACACGGCCTATGCCGACCGAATCTGCGAACCGTTCGAGTGTTTGGTCACGGGAAAAGATCGCCGCGAAGGAGCGGGCTTGGGTTTGACGGTGACCAAGTTGGTGCTGGACGCCATTGGCGGTTCGTTGAAGTTCGAATCTGATGGCGAATCGGGAACCACGGTGTTGATGAGCTGGCCACACCATTGCAATTCGGACGGCTCCCGCGTCGAATGA
- a CDS encoding MOSC domain-containing protein, whose amino-acid sequence MHDSLRIVSVQIGRCRSYLKDGDPSKPWTSAIDKCVVDDAIDVGAMGLAGDEQADKKNHGGVDKAVLGYCHPHFSQWNQEFPEINWGPGAFGENLTLDGWLESDVCIGDVFECRRPESNPSDRDDHSAGELDTKPSQGLRLQISQPREPCWKLSQRWGLPKLAVRVQQTRRTGWYFRVLNPGQVQAGATLHLIERPAPEFTIETANDILFAKPRDAEADLKLAACEPLSEAWKENLIRRNAKHVE is encoded by the coding sequence ATGCACGATTCCTTGCGAATTGTTTCCGTGCAAATCGGCCGGTGTCGGTCGTATCTGAAGGATGGCGATCCATCGAAACCGTGGACCTCCGCGATTGACAAGTGTGTGGTCGATGATGCCATTGATGTGGGGGCAATGGGGCTCGCAGGTGACGAGCAAGCCGACAAAAAAAATCACGGCGGCGTGGACAAGGCGGTGCTGGGTTATTGCCACCCACATTTTTCGCAGTGGAATCAAGAATTTCCTGAGATCAATTGGGGCCCCGGTGCGTTCGGGGAGAACCTGACACTTGATGGATGGTTGGAATCGGACGTTTGCATCGGAGACGTGTTTGAATGTCGACGTCCCGAATCGAATCCATCGGATCGTGATGATCACTCGGCGGGAGAGTTGGATACAAAGCCATCGCAGGGTTTGCGTCTGCAAATTTCTCAACCGCGAGAACCGTGCTGGAAGTTGTCCCAGCGATGGGGGCTGCCTAAGTTAGCGGTGCGGGTTCAACAAACCCGACGCACCGGATGGTATTTCCGAGTGCTGAACCCGGGGCAGGTTCAGGCGGGCGCGACGTTGCACTTGATTGAGCGACCAGCACCCGAATTCACCATCGAGACAGCGAACGACATTTTGTTCGCGAAGCCTCGGGACGCAGAAGCCGACTTGAAGTTGGCGGCTTGCGAACCGTTGTCGGAAGCTTGGAAAGAAAATTTGATTCGCCGGAATGCTAAACATGTCGAATGA
- a CDS encoding IlvD/Edd family dehydratase encodes MNPANSETERDPTQLRSHRWFGKDDLRSFGHRSRLKGMGFDDVDYRDRPVVAILNTWSELNTCHSHFRNRADEVRRGILQSGGFPVEVPVMSLGEMMMKPTTMLYRNLLAMEVEEVLRCHPIDAAVLMGGCDKTVPAMLMGAISSDIPSLFLPAGAMLRARWKDQTLGSGSDAWKYWDQRLAGNLCDRDWNGVENCIAASAGTCMTMGTASTMACVAEAMGWTLPSAATIPAVMAEHSRLAVATGRRAVDMAWEQLKPSHFFTADSIDNGLTTSLAIGGSTNAIVHLIAIAGRLGHELTLDRFDELSRQTPVLGDLRPGGRFLMQDFFEAGGICALLDRIQDLLNLDCKTVAGTTLGEQIKDAEVIDNEVIRTRENPVSPAGGVCLLRGNLAPSGCVIKSIAASKKLLHHRGKAVVFDNYPQMKEQIHDPDLDVDENSVLILRSAGPLGAPGFPEWGMLPIPKKLLQSGVTDMVRMSDARMSGTSYGTCVLHISPESAAGGPLSLVQTGDEIEINVAERTIHWHVEKAEQERRRQQQPELAPAPERGYMKLYAKHVTQADQGCDFDFLAGRSPGEEPAIH; translated from the coding sequence ATGAATCCTGCCAACTCAGAAACCGAACGCGATCCCACACAACTTCGCTCTCACCGCTGGTTCGGCAAAGACGACTTGCGTTCGTTTGGCCATCGTTCGCGTTTGAAAGGCATGGGGTTTGACGATGTGGATTACCGCGATCGTCCGGTGGTGGCGATCCTGAACACATGGAGTGAACTGAACACCTGCCACTCGCATTTCCGAAATCGAGCCGACGAGGTCCGACGCGGAATCCTCCAATCCGGTGGCTTTCCCGTGGAAGTCCCCGTGATGTCGTTGGGCGAGATGATGATGAAGCCCACAACGATGCTTTATCGCAATTTGCTCGCGATGGAAGTTGAAGAAGTCTTGCGTTGCCACCCCATCGACGCGGCGGTGTTGATGGGCGGTTGCGACAAAACCGTTCCGGCGATGTTGATGGGGGCGATCAGCTCCGACATCCCGAGTTTGTTCCTTCCCGCCGGCGCCATGTTGCGGGCTCGATGGAAAGACCAAACGTTGGGCAGCGGCAGCGACGCGTGGAAATACTGGGACCAACGTCTCGCCGGCAACCTCTGCGATCGAGATTGGAATGGCGTCGAAAATTGCATCGCGGCGTCCGCGGGAACCTGCATGACGATGGGCACCGCCAGCACCATGGCCTGCGTTGCCGAAGCCATGGGATGGACGCTGCCTTCCGCCGCCACCATTCCCGCCGTGATGGCCGAACATTCTCGATTGGCGGTCGCCACCGGCCGCCGCGCCGTCGATATGGCTTGGGAACAACTCAAACCCAGCCACTTCTTCACGGCCGACAGCATCGATAACGGACTGACGACCTCGTTGGCAATCGGCGGCAGCACCAACGCGATTGTTCACCTGATCGCCATCGCGGGCCGGTTGGGACACGAACTCACCTTGGACCGCTTCGACGAACTGTCACGTCAAACCCCCGTGCTGGGCGACTTGCGTCCGGGCGGACGTTTTCTTATGCAAGACTTCTTCGAAGCCGGTGGCATCTGTGCGTTACTTGATCGCATCCAAGACTTGCTGAACCTCGATTGCAAGACCGTCGCCGGCACCACACTCGGCGAACAAATCAAAGACGCGGAAGTCATCGACAACGAAGTCATCCGCACTCGCGAAAACCCGGTGTCTCCCGCCGGTGGAGTCTGCCTGCTGCGAGGCAACTTGGCACCATCGGGTTGCGTGATCAAATCCATCGCGGCCAGCAAAAAATTGCTGCACCATCGCGGCAAAGCGGTGGTCTTTGACAACTACCCGCAGATGAAAGAACAAATCCACGATCCCGACTTGGACGTGGATGAAAACAGCGTATTGATTCTTCGTTCGGCGGGACCGTTGGGTGCCCCTGGGTTTCCGGAATGGGGCATGTTGCCGATTCCAAAGAAGCTGTTGCAATCCGGCGTGACGGACATGGTGCGAATGAGCGACGCACGGATGAGCGGAACCAGCTACGGCACCTGCGTGCTGCACATCTCACCGGAAAGCGCCGCGGGAGGGCCGCTGTCATTGGTTCAAACGGGCGACGAAATCGAGATCAATGTTGCCGAACGCACAATCCACTGGCATGTGGAGAAAGCCGAACAAGAACGCCGCCGTCAGCAGCAACCTGAACTCGCTCCGGCACCCGAACGTGGCTACATGAAGCTGTATGCCAAGCACGTCACGCAAGCCGATCAGGGATGCGATTTTGACTTCCTCGCCGGTCGTTCCCCCGGTGAGGAACCCGCGATCCACTGA
- a CDS encoding alpha-L-fucosidase, translating into MQSQEGAAAPVESHTGTKPYDGSWESLQTMPIPAWFDDGKIGIFIHWGPYSVMAHRKNDRGYAEHLPKLLYAEPDAYNPFLKSRFGATPPEFGYKDVVDSFRAEKWSPDQWAELFQTVGAKYVVMTAEHHDGWANWDSDLTPWNAVDKGPHRDLVGDLGESLKKVGLKYAPSYHRERHPGFFAKQIYAVHSEPRDMIVREMEASPESRMLYGPEFSYSKAFVDDYVARWKEIQTKYKPDFLWVDDVPIWTRDGNDIRKGKLRPEIQYFYDQCRVMITDFMNDAAKDGRDVYVNNKGGNRNWPAGVGCLEKDNLKLKVVGPKWQSCTTLGTSFGYLAAEEDPNYKWKKTDAEVIHELVEVVSRNGNFLINIGPRADGTIPPWQVEKLRAMGRWLDINGEAIYGSRYWKTSDQKDDHLAFTTNGETLFAIQMQRPEEPFVIDGTKEWQADEVVSVRLLGSEADVVWAMSDDGLRITPPEDLGSSEHAWSFAIQTNSQQHHPNQIEKDEDKALQGTKAVDLEGRFRE; encoded by the coding sequence GTGCAATCCCAAGAAGGGGCGGCGGCCCCTGTGGAATCGCACACGGGAACGAAGCCGTACGACGGCAGTTGGGAATCCCTGCAAACGATGCCCATTCCCGCGTGGTTTGATGATGGGAAGATCGGGATCTTCATTCACTGGGGCCCCTACAGCGTGATGGCTCATCGCAAGAATGATCGCGGGTATGCCGAACACTTGCCAAAGCTGTTGTACGCGGAGCCGGATGCCTACAACCCGTTTTTGAAATCTCGCTTTGGTGCGACGCCGCCGGAGTTTGGCTACAAGGATGTGGTGGATTCTTTTCGGGCCGAAAAATGGTCGCCGGATCAGTGGGCTGAGTTGTTCCAAACCGTTGGAGCGAAGTACGTGGTGATGACCGCCGAGCATCACGATGGGTGGGCGAACTGGGATTCCGATTTGACGCCATGGAACGCGGTCGACAAAGGACCGCATCGCGATTTGGTCGGAGATTTGGGTGAGTCGCTGAAGAAGGTTGGACTCAAATACGCACCCTCGTACCATCGCGAACGACACCCGGGCTTTTTCGCGAAACAGATTTATGCGGTGCACAGTGAACCGAGAGACATGATCGTTCGCGAGATGGAAGCGTCTCCGGAATCTCGCATGTTGTATGGACCGGAGTTCAGCTACAGCAAAGCGTTTGTGGATGACTATGTCGCTCGTTGGAAAGAAATCCAAACGAAGTACAAACCCGATTTCTTGTGGGTCGATGACGTGCCAATTTGGACGCGGGATGGAAACGATATCCGCAAGGGTAAGCTGCGTCCCGAAATTCAGTATTTCTACGACCAATGCCGTGTCATGATCACAGATTTCATGAATGACGCGGCCAAAGATGGGCGTGACGTCTACGTGAACAACAAGGGCGGCAATCGCAATTGGCCGGCCGGCGTCGGGTGTTTGGAAAAAGACAATTTGAAATTAAAGGTCGTGGGGCCGAAATGGCAAAGCTGCACCACGCTCGGCACATCGTTTGGTTACTTGGCGGCTGAAGAAGACCCGAACTACAAATGGAAGAAGACGGACGCCGAAGTGATCCACGAATTGGTCGAGGTCGTCAGCCGCAACGGCAACTTCTTGATCAACATCGGTCCCCGAGCTGACGGAACGATTCCGCCTTGGCAAGTTGAGAAGTTGCGAGCCATGGGACGTTGGCTGGACATCAACGGTGAAGCAATCTACGGCTCGCGGTATTGGAAAACCAGCGATCAGAAAGACGATCACTTGGCGTTCACAACCAATGGGGAAACTTTGTTCGCCATCCAGATGCAACGTCCCGAAGAACCCTTCGTGATTGATGGCACCAAAGAGTGGCAGGCGGACGAGGTGGTGTCAGTGCGATTGCTGGGATCAGAAGCTGACGTTGTTTGGGCAATGTCGGATGATGGTCTGCGAATCACGCCGCCCGAAGATTTAGGAAGCAGCGAACATGCGTGGTCGTTTGCGATCCAAACCAATTCGCAACAGCATCACCCCAATCAAATCGAGAAAGACGAAGACAAAGCCTTGCAAGGCACCAAAGCCGTCGACCTCGAAGGCCGCTTTCGCGAATGA
- a CDS encoding vWA domain-containing protein, translated as MNSIREEIRDHLKDHPWLISMIVHTALLLVMGLWVFPDWMEQRGQVITANFAEMSDEDSSFSLMPTSAIELPEMGEMPLEEQPVDTSAETALVTLATPEWINAAETLADSSVEELKQDNSTRLASIRKWMAKTGGEVTTERSESTTEQIGAADGIESATQAVENAIRGELSQGDTLVVWLLDASISLQLNRDRMAQRIRMFYDEIGALTRPESSKQVDRHRLFSSVVAFGRANREVSPPSLIGVSAIDAMTRVPVDTSGVENTMTAVEQVIEHYRYGRNRKERLMIVLLTDESGDDVAKLERTIDQCKKANAVVHVLGPTAVMGMQKGLQRWTAPGRGGEFFLTVDRGPESAVPQRIFLPYWHEAEVPLKNAKVQPVAALPWYGTAYRERVLSGFGPYALTRLALQTGGTFTLYDDGVDDRYDVDRLHEYLPSYQSVAAVQDAMRYSPLRQFVVQTAEWSMNEKELLAPPQMLFVGKRAALNPTQFTALYLTPSAFRSQSENLLRREKTRCEKAMQATEQWLDKSQTQDWQSLLDEEESPRWRAAYLLSRGRMLAVLARYYEYLAACERAPQTIQSDTNFMLFLPSARLHTSEGAALAERANEFLQRCAYEHRQTPWADLANWELDKGVGIDIQTRVMPRPAPRPAAPRMMTRPGGGSSGPTIPSL; from the coding sequence TGTTGCTGGTGATGGGGCTGTGGGTCTTTCCCGATTGGATGGAGCAACGCGGGCAAGTCATCACCGCGAATTTCGCGGAGATGAGCGACGAGGATTCGAGCTTCTCACTCATGCCGACTTCGGCGATTGAGTTGCCGGAGATGGGTGAGATGCCTCTGGAGGAGCAACCCGTCGACACGTCGGCGGAGACTGCATTGGTCACGTTGGCAACTCCCGAGTGGATCAACGCAGCAGAAACACTCGCGGATTCGTCGGTCGAGGAACTGAAACAAGACAACTCGACCCGTTTGGCATCGATCCGAAAGTGGATGGCGAAAACGGGAGGCGAGGTCACGACGGAACGCAGCGAGTCCACCACCGAGCAGATCGGTGCGGCGGATGGAATCGAATCAGCGACGCAAGCGGTTGAAAATGCGATTCGAGGTGAACTGTCACAAGGCGACACATTGGTGGTGTGGTTGCTGGATGCTTCGATCAGTTTGCAGCTGAACCGAGATCGGATGGCGCAGCGGATTCGGATGTTCTACGACGAGATCGGTGCGTTGACGCGACCGGAATCGTCCAAGCAAGTCGATCGACATCGTTTGTTCAGCAGCGTGGTCGCATTTGGTCGTGCGAACCGCGAAGTCTCGCCGCCATCGTTGATTGGCGTGAGTGCGATCGATGCGATGACCCGAGTTCCCGTCGACACGAGCGGGGTGGAGAACACGATGACCGCCGTGGAACAGGTCATTGAACATTACCGGTACGGCCGGAACCGAAAAGAACGATTGATGATCGTTCTGTTGACGGACGAGTCGGGTGACGACGTGGCCAAACTCGAACGGACCATCGACCAATGCAAGAAAGCCAACGCGGTGGTGCATGTGCTGGGACCGACCGCGGTGATGGGGATGCAAAAGGGTTTGCAGCGATGGACGGCACCGGGACGAGGTGGTGAGTTCTTTTTGACCGTGGACCGCGGCCCCGAATCAGCGGTGCCGCAAAGGATTTTCTTGCCGTACTGGCATGAAGCGGAGGTGCCTCTGAAAAACGCCAAGGTGCAACCGGTGGCGGCGTTGCCTTGGTACGGCACGGCTTATCGCGAAAGGGTGTTGTCGGGGTTTGGCCCATATGCGCTCACTCGATTGGCATTGCAAACCGGAGGCACGTTCACGTTGTATGACGACGGCGTGGATGATCGCTACGACGTCGATCGGCTGCATGAATATTTGCCGAGCTATCAATCCGTCGCGGCGGTTCAGGATGCCATGCGATACAGTCCGCTGCGTCAGTTCGTGGTTCAAACGGCAGAATGGAGCATGAATGAAAAGGAGCTGTTGGCTCCACCGCAGATGTTGTTCGTGGGAAAACGAGCGGCGTTGAACCCGACTCAGTTCACAGCACTTTATCTCACGCCCAGTGCCTTTCGTTCCCAATCGGAAAACTTGCTTCGACGTGAGAAAACTCGGTGTGAGAAAGCCATGCAAGCGACCGAGCAATGGCTGGACAAGTCACAAACTCAGGACTGGCAATCACTCCTGGACGAGGAAGAATCACCTCGATGGCGGGCGGCGTATTTGTTGTCACGCGGCCGGATGTTGGCTGTGTTGGCGAGGTACTACGAATACCTCGCGGCGTGCGAACGCGCCCCGCAAACAATCCAGTCTGACACGAACTTCATGCTCTTCTTACCATCGGCTCGCTTGCACACTTCTGAGGGAGCGGCATTGGCCGAACGAGCCAACGAGTTTTTGCAACGCTGTGCTTACGAACATCGGCAAACACCTTGGGCGGACTTGGCCAATTGGGAATTGGACAAGGGAGTCGGAATCGACATCCAAACTCGGGTGATGCCTCGGCCTGCACCACGACCGGCGGCACCGCGAATGATGACGCGACCGGGAGGCGGATCCTCGGGCCCAACCATTCCTTCGTTGTGA